The following DNA comes from Allobranchiibius huperziae.
CGCGCGAGAGGGTCACGTGCTTCTCCACGACGACGGCGCCGAGCGCCACCGCGGCGATCGGCGCGCCGATGCCGATGGTGTGGTCGGAGTAGCCGACCAGGGCGCCGAAGGTGTCACGCATGACCGGGATGCCGCGCAGGTTGGACTCCGCCGGGTCCGCCGGGTAGTTCGCGGTGCACGCGAGCACGACGATCTGGTCGTTGCCCGTGCTGCGGGCAGCCTGGACGGCGGCGTAGATCTCCCCGACCGACGCCATGCCGGTGGAGATGATGATCGGCTTGCCCTTGCTGGCGGCCAGCCGGATCAGCGGCAGGTCGACGATCTCCGAGCTCGCGATCTTGTACGCCGGGGTGTCCAGCGACTCCAGCAGATCGATGGCGGTCGGGTCGAAGGGGGAGGAGAAGACGGTCAGGCCGTGCTTGCGCGCCTCGGCGAAGATCGGCTCGTGCCACTCGAACGGGGTGTGGGCCTCGACGTACAGGTCCCACAGGGTGCGCCCGCCCCACAGCTCGTGCCCCTGCGACAGTCGGAAGTCGGGGGCGTCGGACTGGATGGTGATGGTCTCCGGCGTGTAGGTCTGCAACTTCAGCGCGTGCGCACCCGACGCGGCGACCATCCGGACGATGTCCAGGGCCTTGTCCAGGGAGCCGTCGTGGTTGCCGGACATCTCGGCGATGATGAACGGCGGCTGGTCGGGGCCGATCTCGCGGTCGCCGATGCGGACGTTCGTCGCGGTCGTGCGGTCACTTGTCACGGTCATTGGGCTGCCTCCTGCGTCGGATGGTGTGCACGAGCACGCGTTCTCCATCGATGGTGTGCTCGGTCGCCGAGATCTCCTCGAAACCGTTGCGGGTGTTCATCCTGCGGACCGCCTCGTTGGCGTCCAGGACCTCGCCGTCGAGCTGCTCCAGACCCAGCTCGCCGAACGCGTAGCGCACCGCCTCGCGCTGGATCTGGATCCAGGCCGGAAGGAGCTCGCCGCGCGCTTCGAGTCCCGCGTTGTCCAGGTAGTAGCCCCACATGGCCCGGCGCTCCCCGGACTCCTGCTCGATGTCGAAGAACGTCACGACGCCGGACGGCGTATCGCCGCGCTCGTACATCAGCACGATGCGGGAGGGATCGTCCTGCAGTGCAGCCCAGTAGCGGTCGTGCTCCTGCGGGCTGATGACCCCTCGCGTCAAGGACACGGATCGCACTGCGGGATGGTTGCGCCAGGTGCGCACGGACTCCTTGTCCACCTCGGTGGCAGGGCGCAGCATCGAGCCTCCGGCAGGGCTGGTCTAGGGCGGATCACGGGTGGCGGACGGATGTCTAGACTACATCGCCATGACCACCCTTCCCCGTGACCAGGTCCGCAGCATGATGGGCGAGGTCCTCGCCGCGCAGGGCAAGGAACTTCCCGCCGAGGACGGCGCGCTGCTGGAGACCATCGGCTTTCGCTCCCTGGATTTCTCCGAGTTGGCGCTGCGTGTCGAGGACGAGTTGGACGAGGAGCTGAACTTCGACGCTCCCGGTCTGCGGTCGATCGAGACGGTGGGGGACGTCCTCACCTTCATCGACCAGCTGCAGCAGGCGTGAGCGAGCGCCTGTCTGCCGGCGCGGACAACCGCGTCGTCTCCCGTGGGTACGTCGGCCGGTGGCGTGACATCGACGAGGCACCCGACCTGCCAGACGCGGCGGCCTTCCTGGTCGCCGACAACACCGAAGCGATCCGGGCCGTCTGGCAGCACGTGCTGCACGCGGACCGCCGCGAGACGCTGGTGGCCGCGCGCTCGCGCATCGGCGCCGAGCAGGAGCAGGGGTTCCGCGAGTTCGGGCTGGCCGTCGTACGACCGCCGGACGTGCAGCCGGCACTGCTCGACCGACCGGCCGAACCCGGCCGCATCTGGCTGCTGACCAGCGGGTCCACGGGGCGGCCCAAGCAGGTCGCGCACACCCTGGACTCCCTCACCACCGTCGGCACCGATCAACCGCCACGTACTTGGCTGTGCCCCTACGCGACCGGCGCGTACGCCTGGTGGCAGGTCGTCACCCTCTCGATCCAGGTGCCGGGTCAGGACGTGGTCTTCGTCGAACCGGACGAGATCGACGCGTGGCCCGCGCTCGCGGAGCAGCACGGCGTCACCGCCGCGTCCGGCACCCCGACGTTCTGGCGCCAGGCCATCTTCCGTGCGGTCGACACCCTCTCCAGGGTGCCGCTGCGACAGGTCACGCTCGGCGGCGAGCCCGTCGACCAGGCCATCCTCGACCGACTGCACGAGGTCTACCCGGACGCGCGGATCTCATGGATCTACGCCTCCTCCGAGGCGGGGGCGGCCATCGCGGTGCACGACGGGCAAGCCGGATTCCCGACCGCTTGGCTCGACCGAGAGACCCCCGGACGACCCCGGCTGAGCGTGCAGGACGGTGAGCTAGTCATCGCCTCGGCCAAGGCCGCCGAGGGGATGGACGCACAGATCCACACCGGTGACCGCGCGGAGATCGTGGGCGACCGGGTCCTGATCACCGGCCGGATCGCCTCCGATGAGATCAATGTCGGCGGCTCCAAGGCCTCCGCGTCCGGCGTACGCGCCGTGCTGCTCGCGCACCCGGCAGTCGCCTGGGCGGCTGTGAAGGGCCGTCGCGCGCCCCTGGTCGGCAACGTCGTCACCGCGCAGGTCGTGCTCTCGGGCGACGCCACCGAAGCCGACCTCCTCGCGTGGTGCAACGCGCGGCTGCCGGACTATTCCGTGCCGCGCCGGTTGCGCGTGCTGCCCGAGATCCCGATCAAGGAGTCCCTGAAGTCCGATGTCTGATCACCCCACGAAGTTCTCCGCTGTGCTCCGATACTTCGCGGGGACCCCGATCTTCCTGAAGGAGATTTCCAACTCCCATGTCTGAGAATTCGACCGCCATTCCCCGCGCCAGCTGTGTCCTGGTCTCCGGCGGCTCCCGCGGGCTCGGGCTCGCGCTCGTGCAGGACGCGCTCGATGCCGGTGCGAAGGTCGCTACCTTCGCCCGCACGATCACCCCGGAGCTGGAGAAGCTCGCTGACGACCGCCCCGACGACGTGCATATCGGATCGGTCGACATCACCGATGAGAAGGCGGTGCGCACCTTCATCAAGGAGGCCGCAGCGCACCTCGGCCCGATCGACGCTCTGGTGAACAACGCTGCCATCGGCCAGGACTCGCTGCACGTGCACACCTCGCCCGAGCGCATCGCGGCCATCGTGGCGACGAACCTCACGGCCCCTCTGCTGGTGGTTCGCGCGTTCCTGCGGCACGCGATGGCGAAGTCCGGCCGCGGCCGCATCGTGATGGTGACCTCCGTCTGCGCGCAGCGTGGTTACTCCGGTCTGGTCACCTACTCCGCCACCAAGGGCGGGCTCGACTCGGCGATGCGCACCCTCGCCCGGGAGATGCACGGCCGCTTCCTGGTCAACTCGGTGGCGCCGGGCTTCTTCGCCTCCGAGATGTCCTCGGTGCTCGGCACCGAGCAGCTGTCCACGATCACCCGGCGCACGCCGACCGGTCGCCTGGTCGAGCCGGAGAACATCGCGCCCGTCGTGCGCTCGCTGCTCTTCGACGACACCAACATCAACGGCCAGGTCCTGACCATCGACGGCGGCGGCAGCATCTGAGTCCGCTCGACCCGGCGGACTACGTTGCGGCGTACGCCGATCCGGCGCATCTACGCCTCACGCCATCGCTGACGGCGGCGCGGGCGCTCGGTGGAGTGCGGTCCTACCTGCCCGACGGGCGCGGCGTCGTCTGGGTGGCGCCGGAGCTGCCGGGAATCGCCCGGGCCATCGACGCCGAACCCGCCGCGGCCGAGGTCTCTCGGCGGCTCGCGCGTCGAGCGGGCACCGAGGACCCCACGGTCGTCTGGCCCCTGTGGACCCGCGCCGAGACGGTCGCGAAACTGCTCGACCTTCCGGTCCTGTCCTGGCTGGCGTGGCCGGGCCTCGAGGTTCCCGCCCACCTGGCCTCCCGGGTGGCGCTGAGCACTGTCCTGCTACCTGACGAGGTGACAGGTGGTGTCACAGTGTCCTGTGGCGCCACCGTGGCGACCTGAGGCCTCAGCCGTCGGCGAGAGCACCCATCGGGTCCCAGGCCGGGAGCACGATCGGCTCCTGCTCCAGAGCATCCTGCAGCTCCTGCGGCAGGCGACTCCTGTGCGCGGCGATCTCGAAGACGTACGGCGCGAACCACGAGTCGTTCATCGTGTAGAAGCCCTGGTCGGCCTTGCTGTCGCCCCAGGAGTTCTCCACCCGCCACTTGCGCGGCGTGTCGCCGTCCAGGTCGACCCCGGTCAACAGCATGGCGTGCGTCATGAGCGTGTCGTGGAACTCCAGCCGGGCGGCCTTGTCCAGCGCGAACGAGGTGTCGTAGACGCCGTCGTAGTCGAAGAGCCGGGCGTCCCAGATGCCCAGGTCGCGCGCCATCATCTTGCTGACGTCGCAGCCGAACCACACCGGCTCGCCGTCGCGGATCGAGGCGGCCGCGATGCTCTTCAGCAGGTCGGGCTCGACGTTGAGGTAGCGCACCGGCACACCGCCGACGACGTTGCCGAGCTCGTCCACGGTGAAGGTCGCTCCGCGCGGGCTGCTCTCACGAGGGTCGTCGACGAGGCAGACGTAGTCGTCCAGGTCCTGCTCGACGTACCGGTCACGGAACTCCTGCGGGGTGAGCACGCCGTCGCGGTGGAACTGCTTGTCGGTGTCCGTCCACTGCCAGTCGACGGTCTCCGGCGGGGTGCCGAGGTGCATCGCGAGGATCCGGTACGCCGCGGACATGACCTGCGCGCGTACGCCGTCGATGTCCTTCTCCTTCGCCGCCCTCAGGTCGCGTGCGGCCTGGCGCAGCAGCGAGCGCAGCACGCCGTTCATCGCCCCGGTGTCGGAGGAGGAACGGGTCTCCGGCATCGCCGACTTCGGCACCAGGCCGTGCTTGTGCACCAGCGCCACGAACATGTTCCACTGGCCGCCGTCGCCCATGACCTCGTCGAGCACGAAGCCGAGGGTGCGGTCGTCGGACGGCCGGTCGCGCAGCCGGACCACCGAGTCCATGAAGTAGTTGCAGCGCTCGAGCTTGTCCCAGAAGAGCAGGTGGTTCTGGGAGAACTCGAAGTCCTTCAGTCCCATCCGGCGGGCGGCGCCGACGCGCAGCAGGTTGAGACCGGCGAAGAGCCAGCAGCGCCCGCTCTTCTCCTGGTTTGTGACCTTCCAGTCGTCCAGGCGGTGCGACATCGAGGTGTCGGTGCGGGTCACGATCGTGCGATCGAGCGCCACGTCGGCGAGCGCGGTGTTGGTGAGCGCGTTCTGCACGATGCGGTGGGTGGGGGAGGCGTCGAACTCCTTGCGCAGCAGGTCGACGTCGTCGGAGGTCAGGGCAGTAGTGGGCACATCACTCATCTATGCATCGTCGCACGCATGCGGGATTCGCTCCGAGGGCCGGCGCTGGCGGTAGGGCCCGCTCGGCCCGAAACGATGGCGCGCGGTCGCGCTGGGCTCCCGTGAGGGCCCGCTCGGCCCGAAACGATGGCGCGTGATCGCGCTGGGCTCCCGTGAGGGCCCGCTCGGCCCGAAACGCAGGCGTGCCGGTCGGTCAGCCGGGCTTGTTGATGCGGTTCCGGGCCGCTTCGACCAGTCGGGACGTGGGTGCGGTCATGAGGAAGAGCGCCTGTCGAGCCCGGGGGCCATGCTCGGTCTCGATGGCGTGCTCCAAGGCGCGGATCCGGCGTTCCTGACGGGTGGCGAGTCCCTCCAGATAGGTGATCTTCCCCTCGCGCTCGCGCAGTGCGCTCTCCAGTTGCGCGACCCGGGGGGCGTCGCCCGCGGGTTCGGCCCGCGGGTGACGCGTCGGGAGGGCGACTTCGTAGCGCAGCTTCTCCGCGTGCCGCCACGCGTCCTGATCGAGGTCGGCCCGTCCCGCGAGCGCTCCCAGCTCGTGGGCGATCCCGGCGGCGTCCAGCTCGGGCGGGTACGGGTGCTGGGAGGTGCCGGCGACCAGCGCGGCGGCGTCCCACAGGCCGTGCGCCACGGCCACGGGTGCGGCGACGTCCGCACCCTGGACGAGCACCCGCCGGGCCAGGACGCCGTCCTCGCCGACGACCGTGTTGCGCGGCACGGCATGCCCGCGCTGATCGGCCGGCAGTGCATCCACGTGATCGCTGTAGCGGACCACCAGGGCGCGGACGCGGTCCAGATCTCCGGCCCGGAGGGCCGCGACGAGCAGCACCTCCAGGGGTTCGCCCTCGGTGTGGGAGTAGTCAGGCAGCGTGGGCGCGAAGACGGCAGGCAGCTCGGGCAGGTCCCGGCCGCGGACGAGGACCCACCCGCTCGCGAGCTGGCGCACGGCACCGGCGCGCAGGGCGTCCAGCCAGTCAGGGTGCGCCGGCAGTGCCGCGCGAACGGTGGTGCCGGCCAACGGATCGGTGACGCGGGCACCGTCGAGCACCACCGCGTCGCCCAGGACCAGGTGCGACGCGGACTCGGGCAGGTCCGCGCGCACCGGTGGACGGTCGTCGTACCCGGGAGTGCCCACCCACCACGATGTATCGCCGGATGCCCGACCCTGCGAGACGGGTTCGACGGCGAGGGCGTTGGGGACGTAGGCGATGAACCGGCCGTCGGCGTGGGAGACGGCCAGGTCCAGCAGGTCGAAGTGCCCGAGGCCGGGGGAGTCGGGCGTGAGCACGCGTTCGGGCGGGTCCAGGATCACCACGGTGTCATAGGCCGACCGCAACGGCAGCCGGTCCAGTCCGCCGCAGTGCACGTCTACGCCCTCGGCGTGCAACCGCACCGCATCGATCGTGCCGCGCACCAGCACCGTCGCCCGCTCGCCCAGCCGGCGGGCCAGCGTGGCCGCCCGCGGGCCGATCAGCAGCACGCTGCCCTCGGCGTCGTCGAGGACGGCTGCGACCCACTCGGAGAGCGCCGTCGGAGGGTCGATGCCGTCGCGCCACCCGGTCATCTCGCCCCCGAGCAGGGTGGGACCGGCGCCTGCGTGCTGGCCGTCGTTGCTCATCCTCGTAGCCTAAGGCGGTCCCGCACCCACCAAGGAGGATCTGCGACCGATGGCGACGACCCCCACGATCGGCGTGGTGCTGCTGCACATGGGCGACCGCCCCGTGCAGCTCGCCGAGGCGCTGAGCACCCTGCGTGCCCAGCGCGACGTCGAGCTCGACGTCGTCCTGGTCGGCAACGGCTGGGAACCCCACGGTCTGCCGGACTGGGTGCGCACCGTGCACCTGCGGGAGAACGTCGGCATCCCGCAGGGCCGCAACGTGGGCGCGAGCGAGGCCCGCGGGGAGTTCCTGTACTTCTACGACGACGACGCCTCGCTTCCGACGCCCGACGTGCTCTCCCGGCTCGCGGCAGTCATCGGGGCCGACGACCGCGTCGCGGTCGCGCAGCCGCGCGGCGCGGATCCCACGGGCAAACCCGCGCCGCGCCGCTGGGTGCCGCGGTTCGACGTGCGTGACGGCGGGCGGGCCGGGTCGGCGACGTGGTTCTGGGAAGCCGTCTTCATGATCCGGCGTACGGCGTTCGAGCAGGTCGGCGGGTGGCCCGGGCAGTTCTTCTTCGGCCACGAGGGCATCGACCTGGCGTGGCGGCTCGTGGACGCCGGCTGGCGCATCGAGTACGTCCCCTCGGTCGTGGTGCACCACCCGTCCACCGACGCCGCCCGGCACGACATCTTCTACCGCACCAACGCCCGCAACCGGGTGTGGGTCGCGCGCCGACGGCTGCCCCTGCCGCTCGTCCCCGTCTACCTCGCCACCTGGACCGGCGTGATGATGCTGCGAGTGCCCGACGCGCGCTCCCGGTCGGTCTGGCTGGACGGCTTCCGCGAGGGCTGGACCACCGACCCCGGCGAGCGGGCGCCGATGTCCTGGCGGACGGTCGGCTGGTTGACCCGGGCCGGTCGGCCGCCGGTCATCTGATGCGCGTCGTCGTCACGGGCGTCCGCAGCCGCACCCACCTGGTGCATGTGTCCGCCTATCTGCGCACGGCACTGGACGCCACCGCGCGGGGTGAACTGGTCGACGTCGGCTACCTCGGCGGCGGCACCTTCCTCGGGAGCGCCAGCGTCGACGCGTCCGACGTGGCCCGTCTGCTGCCGGACGATCCACGGCTGCGGATCCGGATGCTCGACCGCCTCGAGGACTGGTCCCCCGCCGGCGACGAGCTCGTCTATGTCGCCGTCGGCGCCCCAGGTATCCGACCGTGGATCGAGCTGCGCCGGCGCGCCGGCCTGACCCGGATCGCGGTGGTGGTGACCGACGAGGGCATCGGCAGCTACGGCACCTGGCGCACCAGGCACGACGCCTGGCTGCGCCAGGGGGTCCGGGAGCCGTGGTGCACGGTGCGCACGAGCGCGGTACAGCTCGCCGACCGGGTGCTGACCACCCGGCGGTTCGCGATGTACGACGCTGCCCGCGACTGGGCGCTCGACCCGGTGATCGCCGAGGAGTTCCGATCCCGCACCAGCGAGGGGGACGGCGACGGCGCCGACCGGGTCGTGCTTCTCACCCAGCCCTGGGTCGAGATGGGCGCCCTCCCGCAGGCCGCCTACCTGGACCACGTGGCGCAGGTCCGCGACCGGGTCGCTGCCACGGGCCGGCGGCTCGTCGTGCGGCCCCACCCGTCCGAGGACCCGTCCCGGTACGACCGCTTCGAGACCCTCGCGGGCGATCTGCCCGCCGAGCTGGACGGGCGCGTCGTGGGCAGCGCCGCCGTCGTCGGCGGGTCGAGTACCGCCCTGCTCAACCTCGCCGCCCTGCACGACCTCCCGGCGTGGCGCCTGCTGGTGCCTGGTCTGGAGCATCTCGAGGAGCGCCTGGGCGCGGATCAGCGCGGCCTGCTGCGGCGCTACCTGCCCGCGGCGGTCGCGGCCACCGACCTCCCCGCGGGCTAGAGTCGACGAGGTGATAGGTAACTCCACTGCGGCGGGTCGGATCGCGACTTCGCCGACCGTGCAGAAGGCGTTCGGGAGGGCGCGCGCCGCCGCACTCGGTGCGCGAGGTGCCGCCGCGAAGATCCCCCGGCCCCCCGAACCGGCGAGCTCGCTTGGCGCCGCCGACGTGGCCGACGTACGCGTCACGGCACTGCTCGTGGACGGCGCCGACGCCCGCGCGGCCCGACGTCGTGCGCGGCGTCTCGGCCTGCCGCGCACCCTGGACGACACCGCCGCCTGGGCGGCGCTCGGCGGGCTCGCGGCCCTGCTGCGGGTCATCGACGACGGTCGTCGCCGCGCCGTGGTGGTGGACACCGCCGGCGCGCGGTCGGTCTTCTCCCGATGGGCGGTCACGGCCGGGTTCGAGCCCGTGCACGTGGACGTGATGCGTCCGGAGGTCGTCGGCACCGCGATCGACCCCCGATCGGTCGACCTGGTCGCACGTCTGCACCCGCACTCCAGCGTCGCCGAGACGGTGGACGCCGACCTGGCCCGCGCGGCGGGTGCGCTGCGCCGCGGCGGCGTCGTCGCCATCACGGTGCGGCTCGGCCCTCCCGAGGTGGGCGCCCTGTCGGTCGCCGACCTGCGCTCGCTCGTGGCCCGCGCCGACGAGCAGGGTCTGACGCTGCTGGGCGACCTCGACCTGCACGAGGGCGCCCGCGCCCGCGAGGTCGCGCTCATCGACGAGAGCGACACGTTCGGCCTGGCACTGCTGGCCTTCCGGCGCAGGTGAGCACGGCGCCCGAGACCGCCCGGTGGGAACCCGGGCGTCCGGTGCCGGTCCGAGCGATCCTCGGTCCGCTGCGCCGCGGTGCGGGCGACCCCACCTGGCGCGTGCACGAGGGCGCGCTGTGGCGCGGCGTGCTGACGCCGCACGGTCCGGCCACGGTGCGGCTGTGGCGCGAAGCCGACGGCGAGCACGCCGATCGGGCGCACCTGCACGCCTGGGGACCCGGCGCGAGCTGGTGTGCGGCAGCGCTTCCCGACTGGTTGGGCGCGCGCGACGACGTCAGCGCGTTCCAGGTGCACCACGACGAGCTGCGCGATGCCGCCCGACGGCTGCAGCACTGGCGGGTCGGCCGCACGGGTCTGGTGCTCGAGGCGCTGGTGCCCGCGATCATCGAGCAGCGCGTGACCGGCAAGCAGGCGTTCGCGGCGTACCGGGTGCTGGTACGCCGCCACGGGACCCCTGCCCCCGGACCCGGCGCGGAGCTCGGGTTGATGTGTCCGCCGGACGTGCCGGGCTGGCGGCGGATCCCGTCCTGGGAGTGGCTGCGCGCGGGCGTCGACGCCCAGCGGGCCGACACCGTGATGCGGGTGCTCCAGGTGGCCCACCGGCTCGAGGAACTGGAGCGGCTACCGCTGCAGACCGCTTGGCGTCGGCTGGGGTCCATCCCCGGCGTGGGGGTATGGACCGTGGCCGAGACGGTGCAGCGGGCGTTGGGCGACGCCGACGCGGTCAGCTTCGGCGACTACCACGTCGCCGCGGACATCGGCTGGGCCCTGACCGGCGCCGCGGTCGACGACGTGGAGCTGGAGCGGCTGCTCACGCCGTACGTCGGGCACCGTTACCGGGTGCAGTACATCGTCACGGCCGGCGGCCTCACCAAACCGCGCCGCGGCTCCCGGATCACCCTGCCGACCCACCTGCCGTAGGCGCGACAGGGAGGGTGCGCTCGCGTACCCGCAGGGTGACCGCCGTCCCGGCGCGTGACGCCTCGCACCCCAGGCGCTCACCGGCCAGCGCCACCTCCAGCCGAGCCCACACCCGGCCCAGGGCCATCGGATCGCCGGCGCTCAGCGTGACCAGCTCACCGGAGCCCTCGAGGTCGACCCCCACCTCGTCGTCGGCGCACAGCGCCACCCGCACGGCTCGGGCGACCCGGTCGAGGAGCGTCTCGGGCTGCACCGACTCGATGCCCACCTGCTGCGACAGCTCGCTCCCGGCCGGCACGCCGAGCGCGTCACGGACGGCCTCCGCGCGACCGAGCGCGAACCAGTCGCCCGGTCCCGAGCGCACCAGATCCCGAGCGGGCACGCCGTCCCCGGGCTCTCGGACGAGGTGCGCGAGCCCGCGCACGACGGCGACCGGCACCCGGTGCAGCTTTCCCTTGACCAGGTCGGCGGCGGAGGCGATCTCGTCGGCGAGGTTGCGGACCGTGACGGCGAGGTCCCGGCCGTGGGTGTCGGCGTGCCCGCGCAGATCGTCCAGGCCCGCGAGCCCGCTGGAGCCGAGTGCGAAATCGGTCAGGCCGGCGCGCCAGGCACGGCCCGAGGTGTCGCTGAGCACCACCGCGAACCGCGCCGGCACCAGGCCCGCGAGCCGTTCGTGCAGGTCGCGCGCGGCAGCGTCGGGGTCGTGGGGGAGCAGGAGCAGGCGCTCCTCGCGTGCATTGGAGGCGTCGATGCCGGCGCCCGCCATGACCGGCCCGCTGCGCGCGGCGACGACGCGGGTGACCGAGTCGGGGGTGCGACGTTCGGCCACCACGGACGTCGACTGCGCGAGCACGAGGGAGGCGCGATCGGTCGGGTCGGCGTGGAGGCCGAGGGCCTTGGAGACGATCTTGCTGGTCACCACCAGGATGTCGCCGTCCTGCAGCGCGAGGTCCGCTGTCGTCATGCCGGCGGCGAGCACGGCGGCGAGGTCGTCGCCGTGGACGATCTCCGGCAGACCGCCGAGAGGGATGACCCGCAGTTCGGTCGTGGCCACGCCTCAGCCCCGTCGGGGCAGTTCGGCGGCGAGGTCCAGGGCGGCGCCCGCCATCGCGCCCGCCGTCTCGACCGAGGTCATGAGCAGGGGTACGGCGCGCACCTGCAGCCGGGCGTCGTACCGCGCGCTCGCGTCGCCCTCGTCGACCAGCCACCCGGACAGGAAGTCGGCGTAGAGGCCGGCGACGCCGACGGGGGTGACCGGCACGTCCAGCGCCGCGAGGCAGGCGTCCGCGTGGCCGCGCACCGGTGCGCCACCGACCAGCGGCGAGACGCCGACGACGGGAGCGGCGGTGCCACGCAGGGCGTCCCGCACCCCGGGCACCGACAGGATGATGCCGATCGAGACGACCGGGTTGCTCGGCGGGAGCAGCACCACGTCGGCCTGCCGGATGGCGTCCAGCACGCCCGGCGCGGGTGCGGCACGATCCATCCCGGCCACCACGAAGCGCTGCGCGGGGACGGACGCCTGCATCCGCACCCACCACTCCTGGAAGTGCACGGCACGCTGCCCGTCCTCGTCGTCGATCACGACGTGGGTCTCGACCGGGGTGTCGGTCATCGGCAGCAGCCGCACGCCCTGCTCGGGCAGGCCCCACCGGGTCGCGAGCCGCCCGACGACCTCGCTCAGGGTGTGTCCCTGCCCGAGCCACTGGCTGCGCACGATGTGCGTGCCGAAGTCCCGGTCGCCGAGACCGAACCACTGCGGCGACGCGCCGTACGCCGCGAGCTCGCCCTGCACGGAATGCGTCTCGTCGGCCCGGCCCCAGCCCTGGCCCTCGTGCACCCCGCCGCCGAGGGTGTAGAGCAGGGTGTCGACGTCCGGGCAGACGCGCAGCCCGAAGAGGGTGATGTCGTCACCGGTGTTGGCGATGACCGTGACCTGGTGCGGGCTGCCAGGACGGGTCTGCAGGTGGTGC
Coding sequences within:
- a CDS encoding aminopeptidase C is translated as MSDVPTTALTSDDVDLLRKEFDASPTHRIVQNALTNTALADVALDRTIVTRTDTSMSHRLDDWKVTNQEKSGRCWLFAGLNLLRVGAARRMGLKDFEFSQNHLLFWDKLERCNYFMDSVVRLRDRPSDDRTLGFVLDEVMGDGGQWNMFVALVHKHGLVPKSAMPETRSSSDTGAMNGVLRSLLRQAARDLRAAKEKDIDGVRAQVMSAAYRILAMHLGTPPETVDWQWTDTDKQFHRDGVLTPQEFRDRYVEQDLDDYVCLVDDPRESSPRGATFTVDELGNVVGGVPVRYLNVEPDLLKSIAAASIRDGEPVWFGCDVSKMMARDLGIWDARLFDYDGVYDTSFALDKAARLEFHDTLMTHAMLLTGVDLDGDTPRKWRVENSWGDSKADQGFYTMNDSWFAPYVFEIAAHRSRLPQELQDALEQEPIVLPAWDPMGALADG
- a CDS encoding GNAT family N-acetyltransferase, with product MLRPATEVDKESVRTWRNHPAVRSVSLTRGVISPQEHDRYWAALQDDPSRIVLMYERGDTPSGVVTFFDIEQESGERRAMWGYYLDNAGLEARGELLPAWIQIQREAVRYAFGELGLEQLDGEVLDANEAVRRMNTRNGFEEISATEHTIDGERVLVHTIRRRRQPNDRDK
- a CDS encoding AMP-binding protein; translated protein: MSERLSAGADNRVVSRGYVGRWRDIDEAPDLPDAAAFLVADNTEAIRAVWQHVLHADRRETLVAARSRIGAEQEQGFREFGLAVVRPPDVQPALLDRPAEPGRIWLLTSGSTGRPKQVAHTLDSLTTVGTDQPPRTWLCPYATGAYAWWQVVTLSIQVPGQDVVFVEPDEIDAWPALAEQHGVTAASGTPTFWRQAIFRAVDTLSRVPLRQVTLGGEPVDQAILDRLHEVYPDARISWIYASSEAGAAIAVHDGQAGFPTAWLDRETPGRPRLSVQDGELVIASAKAAEGMDAQIHTGDRAEIVGDRVLITGRIASDEINVGGSKASASGVRAVLLAHPAVAWAAVKGRRAPLVGNVVTAQVVLSGDATEADLLAWCNARLPDYSVPRRLRVLPEIPIKESLKSDV
- a CDS encoding glycosyltransferase family 2 protein, whose translation is MATTPTIGVVLLHMGDRPVQLAEALSTLRAQRDVELDVVLVGNGWEPHGLPDWVRTVHLRENVGIPQGRNVGASEARGEFLYFYDDDASLPTPDVLSRLAAVIGADDRVAVAQPRGADPTGKPAPRRWVPRFDVRDGGRAGSATWFWEAVFMIRRTAFEQVGGWPGQFFFGHEGIDLAWRLVDAGWRIEYVPSVVVHHPSTDAARHDIFYRTNARNRVWVARRRLPLPLVPVYLATWTGVMMLRVPDARSRSVWLDGFREGWTTDPGERAPMSWRTVGWLTRAGRPPVI
- a CDS encoding SDR family NAD(P)-dependent oxidoreductase; this encodes MSENSTAIPRASCVLVSGGSRGLGLALVQDALDAGAKVATFARTITPELEKLADDRPDDVHIGSVDITDEKAVRTFIKEAAAHLGPIDALVNNAAIGQDSLHVHTSPERIAAIVATNLTAPLLVVRAFLRHAMAKSGRGRIVMVTSVCAQRGYSGLVTYSATKGGLDSAMRTLAREMHGRFLVNSVAPGFFASEMSSVLGTEQLSTITRRTPTGRLVEPENIAPVVRSLLFDDTNINGQVLTIDGGGSI
- a CDS encoding polysialyltransferase family glycosyltransferase; the encoded protein is MRVVVTGVRSRTHLVHVSAYLRTALDATARGELVDVGYLGGGTFLGSASVDASDVARLLPDDPRLRIRMLDRLEDWSPAGDELVYVAVGAPGIRPWIELRRRAGLTRIAVVVTDEGIGSYGTWRTRHDAWLRQGVREPWCTVRTSAVQLADRVLTTRRFAMYDAARDWALDPVIAEEFRSRTSEGDGDGADRVVLLTQPWVEMGALPQAAYLDHVAQVRDRVAATGRRLVVRPHPSEDPSRYDRFETLAGDLPAELDGRVVGSAAVVGGSSTALLNLAALHDLPAWRLLVPGLEHLEERLGADQRGLLRRYLPAAVAATDLPAG
- a CDS encoding acyl carrier protein; protein product: MTTLPRDQVRSMMGEVLAAQGKELPAEDGALLETIGFRSLDFSELALRVEDELDEELNFDAPGLRSIETVGDVLTFIDQLQQA
- the pseI gene encoding pseudaminic acid synthase, with amino-acid sequence MTVTSDRTTATNVRIGDREIGPDQPPFIIAEMSGNHDGSLDKALDIVRMVAASGAHALKLQTYTPETITIQSDAPDFRLSQGHELWGGRTLWDLYVEAHTPFEWHEPIFAEARKHGLTVFSSPFDPTAIDLLESLDTPAYKIASSEIVDLPLIRLAASKGKPIIISTGMASVGEIYAAVQAARSTGNDQIVVLACTANYPADPAESNLRGIPVMRDTFGALVGYSDHTIGIGAPIAAVALGAVVVEKHVTLSREGGGVDSAFSSEPDELAALVSQTEIAWKCLGQPRIGARQQEKEGLRFRRSLYVVQDVKAGEAVTADNVRSIRPANGLPPDDFDSVVGRTFTRDVARGTALSLDLI
- a CDS encoding DNA-3-methyladenine glycosylase 2 family protein, yielding MSTAPETARWEPGRPVPVRAILGPLRRGAGDPTWRVHEGALWRGVLTPHGPATVRLWREADGEHADRAHLHAWGPGASWCAAALPDWLGARDDVSAFQVHHDELRDAARRLQHWRVGRTGLVLEALVPAIIEQRVTGKQAFAAYRVLVRRHGTPAPGPGAELGLMCPPDVPGWRRIPSWEWLRAGVDAQRADTVMRVLQVAHRLEELERLPLQTAWRRLGSIPGVGVWTVAETVQRALGDADAVSFGDYHVAADIGWALTGAAVDDVELERLLTPYVGHRYRVQYIVTAGGLTKPRRGSRITLPTHLP